From one Enterococcus sp. DIV2402 genomic stretch:
- the adhE gene encoding bifunctional acetaldehyde-CoA/alcohol dehydrogenase has protein sequence MAKTVEKEVGTIDVSVMIDDLAVKANVALKEMENFDQEKIDNIVHEMAMAALNQHMPLAKMAVEETGRGIYEDKAIKNMYASEYIWNNIKHDKTVGIINEDKQKGIIEIAEPVGVVCGVTPTTNPTSTTIFKAMIALKTRNPIVFAFHPSAQKCSAEAARVVRDAAIAAGAPENCVQWIEHPSIEATQGLMNHPGIAIVLATGGAGMVKSAYSTGKPALGVGPGNVPAYIEKTAKIKRAVNDLIVSKTFDNGMICASEQAVIVDREIYAAVKAEFQAHQVYFVKPNELQKLEDAVMNEGKYAVNPAIVGHSAIEIAQLAGITVPEGTKMLIAELEGVGEDYPLSREKLSPVLAMIKAKNTEHGLDLCEAMLNLGGLGHTAVIHSEDENLQVRFGLRMKACRILVNTPSAEGGIGNIYNEMIPSLTLGCGSYGKNSVSRNVSAVNLINVKTLAKRRNNMQWFKLPSKIYFEKNSLLYLEKMENVERVMIVCDPGMVQFGYADTVREVLARRKNPVQIEIFSDVEPNPSTNTVYKGTEMMVDFKPDTVIALGGGSAMDAAKGMWMFYEHPDTSFFGAKQKFLDIRKRTYKIDKPEKTQFVCIPTTSGTGSEVTPFAVITDSETHVKYPLADYALTPDVAIIDPQFVLSVPASVTADTGMDVLTHAIESYVSVMASDYTRGLSLQAIKLVFENLEKSTKTPDMESREKMHNASTMAGMAFANAFLGICHSVAHKIGGEYGIPHGRTNAILLPHVIRYNAKDPQKHAMFPKYDYFRADQDYADIAKFLGLKGETTAELVEALATAVADLGTSLGIDMNLKAQGVTQETLDTTVDRMAELAYEDQCTTANPKEPLISELKQIIIDAYNA, from the coding sequence ATGGCTAAGACAGTAGAAAAAGAAGTTGGAACTATTGATGTATCAGTGATGATTGACGATTTGGCAGTGAAAGCAAATGTCGCTTTAAAAGAAATGGAAAACTTTGATCAAGAAAAAATCGACAACATTGTGCATGAAATGGCAATGGCTGCGTTAAATCAACATATGCCTTTAGCAAAAATGGCTGTTGAAGAAACGGGTCGCGGAATTTATGAAGATAAAGCAATTAAAAATATGTATGCTTCTGAATATATTTGGAACAATATCAAACATGATAAAACAGTCGGAATTATTAACGAAGACAAACAAAAAGGAATTATCGAAATTGCAGAACCAGTCGGCGTTGTTTGTGGAGTAACTCCAACAACTAATCCAACATCAACGACCATTTTTAAAGCAATGATTGCATTAAAAACACGTAATCCAATTGTTTTTGCCTTCCATCCAAGTGCACAAAAATGTTCAGCTGAAGCAGCTCGTGTTGTACGTGATGCGGCAATTGCAGCTGGTGCACCAGAAAATTGTGTTCAATGGATTGAGCATCCATCTATTGAAGCGACACAAGGGTTAATGAATCACCCTGGTATTGCGATTGTATTAGCAACTGGTGGTGCTGGAATGGTGAAATCAGCGTATTCAACAGGAAAACCAGCTTTAGGTGTAGGACCTGGTAACGTACCAGCGTATATTGAAAAAACAGCTAAAATTAAACGTGCAGTGAACGATTTAATCGTTTCAAAAACATTTGATAATGGAATGATTTGTGCTTCTGAACAAGCAGTGATTGTTGACCGTGAAATCTATGCAGCCGTAAAAGCTGAATTCCAAGCGCATCAAGTATACTTTGTAAAACCAAATGAATTACAAAAATTAGAAGATGCCGTAATGAATGAAGGTAAATATGCAGTAAATCCAGCAATCGTTGGCCATTCAGCTATTGAAATTGCACAATTAGCAGGCATTACCGTTCCAGAAGGCACAAAAATGTTAATCGCTGAATTAGAAGGCGTTGGTGAAGATTATCCATTGTCACGTGAAAAATTATCTCCAGTATTAGCGATGATTAAAGCAAAAAATACAGAACACGGATTAGATTTATGTGAAGCGATGTTGAACTTAGGCGGCTTAGGTCATACAGCAGTTATTCATTCAGAAGATGAAAACTTACAAGTGCGTTTTGGTTTACGCATGAAAGCTTGCCGTATTTTAGTGAATACGCCATCAGCAGAAGGTGGTATTGGTAACATTTATAATGAAATGATTCCATCACTAACATTAGGTTGCGGTTCTTACGGTAAAAACTCTGTATCTCGTAACGTATCAGCTGTGAACTTAATCAATGTGAAAACTTTGGCGAAACGGAGAAATAACATGCAATGGTTTAAACTACCATCAAAAATCTATTTTGAAAAAAATTCTCTTTTATATTTAGAAAAAATGGAAAACGTTGAACGAGTGATGATCGTTTGTGACCCAGGAATGGTTCAATTCGGATATGCAGATACGGTTCGTGAAGTATTAGCTCGTCGTAAAAATCCAGTACAAATTGAAATCTTCTCTGATGTTGAACCAAACCCTTCAACAAATACAGTTTACAAAGGAACTGAAATGATGGTTGATTTCAAACCTGATACCGTAATTGCTCTAGGCGGTGGTTCAGCAATGGACGCGGCAAAAGGCATGTGGATGTTCTATGAACACCCAGATACATCATTCTTTGGTGCAAAACAAAAATTCTTAGATATTCGCAAACGTACGTACAAAATTGACAAACCAGAAAAAACACAGTTTGTATGTATTCCAACAACTTCTGGTACCGGATCAGAAGTAACACCATTTGCGGTAATTACAGATAGCGAAACACATGTGAAATACCCATTAGCTGACTATGCGTTAACACCAGATGTTGCAATCATCGACCCACAATTTGTCTTATCTGTACCAGCTTCAGTAACTGCTGACACAGGAATGGACGTCTTAACTCATGCGATTGAATCATATGTTTCAGTCATGGCGTCTGATTATACACGTGGTTTAAGTTTACAAGCAATCAAATTAGTCTTTGAAAACTTAGAAAAATCAACAAAAACACCAGATATGGAATCTCGTGAAAAAATGCATAACGCTTCAACAATGGCAGGGATGGCCTTTGCAAATGCCTTCTTAGGAATTTGTCACTCAGTTGCGCATAAAATTGGTGGAGAATACGGCATTCCACACGGTCGTACGAACGCAATCTTATTGCCACATGTTATTCGTTACAATGCGAAAGATCCACAAAAACATGCGATGTTCCCTAAATATGATTATTTCCGTGCAGATCAAGATTACGCAGACATTGCCAAATTCTTAGGTCTGAAAGGTGAAACAACAGCGGAATTAGTTGAAGCCCTTGCCACAGCAGTCGCTGATTTAGGAACAAGCTTAGGAATCGATATGAACTTGAAAGCACAAGGTGTCACACAAGAAACGCTAGATACAACGGTTGATCGTATGGCAGAATTAGCATACGAAGATCAATGTACAACGGCCAATCCAAAAGAACCATTGATTTCTGAGTTAAAACAAATCATTATTGATGCATATAACGCATAA
- the tgt gene encoding tRNA guanosine(34) transglycosylase Tgt, producing MSEPAIRYRLIKKEKHTGARLGEIITPHGTFPTPMFMPVGTLATVKTIAPEELKAMGAGVILSNTYHLWLRPGEDIVAEAGGLHKFMNWDQPILTDSGGFQVFSLADMRNIVEEGVHFKNHLNGSPLFLSPEKAIDIQNKLGSDIMMSFDECPPFDESYDYVKKSVERTSRWAERGLKAHANPDRQGLFGIIQGAGFEDLRRQSAHDLIGMDFPGYSIGGLSVGEPKAEMNRVLEFTTPLIPENKPRYLMGVGTPDSLIDGVIRGIDMFDCVLPTRIARNGTCMTSKGRLVVKNAQFARDYRPIDENCDCYTCRNYSRAYIRHLIKCDETFGIRLTSYHNLHFLLNMMKQVRQAIMDDNLLEFRQNFFEEYGFNKENAKNF from the coding sequence ATGTCGGAACCTGCCATTCGTTATCGATTAATAAAAAAAGAAAAGCATACAGGAGCGCGTTTAGGAGAGATAATCACTCCACACGGAACGTTCCCCACACCAATGTTTATGCCAGTTGGAACACTAGCAACAGTTAAAACAATTGCTCCCGAAGAATTAAAAGCCATGGGCGCAGGCGTTATTTTAAGCAATACGTATCACTTGTGGTTGCGTCCAGGAGAAGATATCGTAGCTGAAGCAGGCGGCTTACACAAATTTATGAACTGGGATCAGCCAATCTTAACTGATTCAGGTGGTTTCCAAGTTTTCTCATTAGCTGATATGCGTAATATCGTTGAAGAAGGTGTGCATTTTAAAAATCATTTGAATGGTTCACCATTGTTCTTGTCACCAGAAAAAGCAATTGATATTCAAAATAAATTAGGCTCAGATATTATGATGAGCTTTGATGAATGTCCACCATTTGATGAAAGTTATGATTATGTAAAAAAATCAGTGGAAAGAACATCACGTTGGGCAGAACGCGGCTTAAAAGCGCATGCCAATCCTGACCGCCAAGGATTATTTGGTATCATCCAAGGAGCAGGCTTTGAAGATTTACGTCGTCAAAGTGCCCATGATTTAATTGGCATGGATTTTCCAGGGTATTCTATCGGAGGACTCTCCGTTGGTGAACCAAAAGCTGAAATGAATCGTGTATTAGAATTCACTACCCCATTAATTCCCGAAAATAAACCGCGCTATTTAATGGGCGTTGGGACACCAGATTCATTAATCGATGGTGTCATTCGTGGAATTGATATGTTTGATTGCGTATTGCCAACTCGTATTGCGCGTAATGGGACGTGTATGACATCAAAAGGGCGCTTAGTTGTTAAGAACGCTCAATTTGCTCGTGATTACCGACCAATTGATGAAAACTGTGATTGCTACACTTGTCGTAATTACTCAAGAGCTTATATTCGTCATTTAATTAAATGTGATGAAACGTTTGGTATTCGATTGACTTCCTATCATAATTTGCATTTCTTATTGAATATGATGAAACAAGTACGTCAAGCAATTATGGATGATAACTTATTAGAATTCCGCCAAAACTTCTTTGAAGAATATGGATTTAATAAGGAAAACGCAAAGAATTTCTAA
- a CDS encoding cation-translocating P-type ATPase — MEAYKKTTEEVRQELQATNTGGLTQQEASERLERDGRNRFEEAPKESMVKKILHSLSDFTTIVLLVAAAISFYTAVATDHGDLFEGILIIAIVIINSVLAIVQEGNAEKALAALQDMNKQTASVIRDGQLLEIDAEEVVVGDTLVIENGSMIVADARIIKGSQLRVEESALTGESEPVEKEVDFVATGDESLGDQINMLFKGCTVVNGRGQAIVTATGMQTEMGKIAGLLNESQAQETPLQARLNNLGKRISLIALVAAAIVFALGYMQGEPVLDIFMTAVSLAVAAVPETLMVIVTLALAFGVQKMAKKNAIIRRLPAVETLGSASVICSDKTGTLTQNKMTVRRVWAHGDEVVDTQDAMTEEAMEVLKIAALCTDVVVEKEKDEFNYIGNPTEIAIVRSIQENYHSQKELREEFPRIGEIPFDSTRKMMTTVHKRGKKYISVTKGAFDVLLPLFRFGDLDQATVVNDRFGKKALRVIAVGYRVYDEEPTEMTSEFLERDLKLVGLIGMIDPPRPESKAAIARAKKAGIKTVMITGDHVVTASAIAKELGILQKGDKALTGAQLRDMSEEELDSTVKEYSVYARVTPEDKIRIVQSWQRTGATVAMTGDGVNDAPALKASDVGCAMGITGTDVAKGAADMVLTDDNFATIVDAVEQGRTVYQNIRKTVNFLLSCNISEIFIVLIAMLVGWGAPFTAVQLLFVNVVADGLPGFALGKEPAMNGIMDETPISPKESIFSRGLWQKIGINASIFTVVTLFGFYLGAFVDGVSPWVSASHEVGQTVAFLILAYSSIIHVFNVRSEKSIFQVKLSSNKSLFEMAVLAIIITTVIALVPFTQELFNLVPVGLNHWMLAIVLSIVPVFVNEMIKFHKLPEEE; from the coding sequence ATGGAAGCATACAAAAAAACTACAGAAGAGGTTCGTCAAGAATTGCAAGCGACAAATACAGGTGGTTTAACACAACAAGAAGCATCTGAACGCTTGGAACGAGACGGACGCAACCGTTTTGAAGAAGCGCCAAAAGAGTCAATGGTGAAGAAAATTTTACATAGTCTGTCTGATTTTACGACAATTGTTTTATTAGTCGCAGCAGCCATTTCATTTTACACTGCCGTAGCAACGGATCACGGTGATTTATTTGAAGGAATTTTAATTATTGCCATTGTTATTATTAATTCAGTTTTGGCGATTGTTCAAGAAGGAAATGCTGAAAAAGCATTAGCAGCTTTGCAAGATATGAATAAGCAAACTGCTTCAGTTATTCGAGATGGCCAGTTACTAGAAATTGATGCAGAAGAAGTGGTCGTTGGGGATACATTAGTTATTGAAAATGGATCAATGATTGTTGCTGATGCAAGAATCATCAAAGGGTCACAATTACGTGTGGAAGAATCTGCATTGACCGGTGAAAGTGAACCTGTCGAAAAAGAAGTTGATTTTGTAGCTACCGGAGACGAAAGCTTAGGAGATCAAATCAACATGTTGTTTAAAGGTTGTACAGTCGTAAATGGCCGTGGACAAGCGATTGTGACAGCAACTGGAATGCAAACAGAGATGGGTAAAATTGCTGGTTTATTAAATGAAAGTCAAGCCCAAGAAACACCGTTACAAGCACGTTTAAATAATCTAGGTAAGCGTATCAGCTTAATTGCCTTAGTCGCAGCTGCCATTGTTTTTGCTTTAGGGTATATGCAAGGCGAACCAGTGTTGGATATTTTTATGACAGCTGTCTCACTAGCGGTTGCTGCGGTGCCAGAAACATTAATGGTTATCGTAACATTAGCATTGGCTTTTGGCGTCCAAAAAATGGCAAAGAAAAATGCCATTATTCGCCGTTTGCCAGCCGTAGAGACATTGGGTTCAGCAAGTGTGATTTGCTCAGATAAAACAGGAACATTGACACAAAATAAAATGACTGTTCGCCGAGTTTGGGCGCACGGTGATGAAGTCGTCGATACACAAGATGCCATGACTGAAGAAGCGATGGAAGTCTTAAAAATTGCTGCTTTATGTACCGATGTGGTTGTTGAAAAAGAAAAAGATGAATTTAACTATATTGGGAACCCAACTGAAATTGCAATTGTACGCTCAATTCAAGAAAATTATCACTCACAAAAAGAATTACGTGAAGAATTTCCTAGAATTGGAGAAATTCCATTTGATTCAACTCGTAAAATGATGACAACTGTCCACAAACGTGGGAAAAAATACATTTCCGTTACTAAAGGAGCCTTTGATGTCTTATTACCACTGTTCCGTTTTGGCGATTTGGATCAAGCAACTGTGGTTAATGACCGCTTTGGTAAAAAAGCGTTACGAGTTATTGCAGTCGGCTACCGTGTTTATGATGAAGAACCAACAGAAATGACTTCAGAATTTTTAGAGCGTGATTTGAAATTAGTTGGTTTAATTGGAATGATTGATCCACCACGCCCAGAAAGTAAAGCAGCGATTGCTCGCGCAAAAAAAGCTGGTATTAAAACAGTTATGATTACTGGTGACCATGTTGTGACAGCAAGTGCAATTGCCAAAGAATTAGGCATCTTGCAAAAAGGAGATAAAGCTTTAACGGGTGCGCAATTACGTGACATGTCAGAAGAAGAGCTAGATAGCACGGTCAAAGAATATTCTGTATATGCTCGTGTGACACCCGAAGATAAAATTCGTATTGTTCAATCATGGCAACGAACTGGCGCAACAGTCGCAATGACTGGGGATGGTGTTAATGATGCGCCTGCCTTAAAAGCTAGTGATGTTGGTTGTGCTATGGGAATTACTGGAACCGATGTTGCTAAAGGTGCCGCAGATATGGTATTGACTGATGACAACTTTGCAACAATTGTTGATGCCGTAGAACAAGGGCGTACGGTATATCAAAATATTCGTAAAACAGTTAATTTCTTATTGAGTTGTAATATCTCTGAAATTTTTATTGTGTTAATTGCCATGTTAGTAGGCTGGGGTGCACCATTTACAGCAGTACAACTTCTGTTTGTTAACGTAGTAGCAGATGGGCTACCCGGTTTTGCCTTAGGGAAAGAACCAGCGATGAATGGTATTATGGATGAAACACCGATTTCACCAAAAGAAAGTATTTTTTCACGTGGTTTATGGCAAAAAATTGGTATTAATGCATCTATATTTACAGTCGTGACACTATTTGGTTTTTATCTAGGCGCATTCGTTGATGGTGTAAGCCCTTGGGTTAGTGCAAGTCATGAAGTCGGACAAACAGTAGCCTTCTTAATCTTAGCTTATTCATCAATTATTCATGTGTTTAATGTGCGTAGTGAAAAATCAATCTTCCAAGTCAAATTATCTTCAAATAAATCATTATTTGAGATGGCTGTCTTGGCAATTATCATCACTACTGTTATTGCTTTAGTACCATTTACACAAGAACTATTTAACTTAGTGCCAGTTGGACTGAATCATTGGATGTTAGCAATTGTTTTATCAATTGTTCCAGTATTCGTTAATGAAATGATTAAATTCCATAAGTTACCAGAAGAAGAATAA
- a CDS encoding ABC transporter permease: protein MQAFFSEYGSQLISNIWQHILISFSALFLGALVAIPLGILLTRAPKIASIVIGITSALQTIPSLALLTLMIPFLGVGVAPAIVALFIYSLLPILRNTYIGMKNVDPNYLDVSKGMGMTNLQSIISVEVPIALPTIMAGVRLAAVYVIAWATLASYIGAGGLGVLIFSGLDNYQPPLIFAGTIPVILLALISDYLLGKLEDKLTPSALKEENE from the coding sequence ATGCAAGCTTTCTTTTCAGAATATGGTTCTCAATTAATTTCAAATATTTGGCAACATATTTTAATTTCTTTTTCAGCGCTCTTTTTAGGCGCATTAGTCGCTATTCCTTTAGGGATTCTTTTAACACGTGCACCTAAAATTGCTAGCATCGTGATTGGGATTACCAGTGCGTTACAAACAATTCCATCTCTGGCGCTATTAACACTAATGATTCCTTTTCTTGGTGTCGGTGTTGCTCCAGCAATTGTCGCATTGTTTATCTATTCACTGTTGCCGATTTTACGTAATACGTATATTGGTATGAAAAATGTTGATCCTAACTATCTGGATGTATCCAAAGGTATGGGTATGACCAATCTTCAATCAATTATCAGCGTAGAAGTGCCTATTGCATTACCAACAATTATGGCTGGCGTTCGTTTAGCAGCAGTCTATGTTATCGCTTGGGCAACACTTGCCTCTTATATTGGTGCGGGCGGTCTAGGGGTCTTGATTTTCAGTGGTTTAGATAACTATCAACCGCCACTTATCTTCGCGGGAACAATTCCGGTTATTTTATTAGCTCTGATTTCGGACTATCTTTTAGGAAAACTAGAAGATAAATTGACTCCATCCGCTTTAAAGGAGGAGAATGAATAA
- the yajC gene encoding preprotein translocase subunit YajC, with protein MEMLIMIIPIAAMLFFMQRSQKKQQQQRQNLLDSMQVGSRVVTIGGLHGVISAINETKNTVEIDCDGIYLEFDRTSIRTVNAPTVSEEVTVIEETKED; from the coding sequence ATGGAAATGCTTATTATGATTATTCCGATTGCTGCCATGTTGTTTTTCATGCAACGTTCTCAAAAGAAACAACAGCAACAACGTCAAAACTTATTAGATAGTATGCAAGTCGGAAGTCGCGTCGTAACAATTGGTGGTTTACATGGTGTTATTTCAGCTATTAATGAAACAAAAAACACCGTAGAAATCGATTGTGATGGAATTTATTTAGAATTCGATCGTACGTCAATTCGTACTGTGAACGCTCCAACTGTTTCTGAAGAAGTAACAGTAATTGAAGAAACGAAAGAAGATTAA
- a CDS encoding betaine/proline/choline family ABC transporter ATP-binding protein (Members of the family are the ATP-binding subunit of ABC transporters for substrates such as betaine, L-proline or other amino acids, choline, carnitine, etc. The substrate specificity is best determined from the substrate-binding subunit, rather than this subunit, as it interacts with the permease subunit and not with substrate directly.) has protein sequence MIEFQHVSKIYKGGKVAVEDINLSFDKGEFICFIGTSGSGKTTSMRMINRMTEPTKGKILIDGEDIQKMNPVELRRKIGYVIQNIGLMPHMTIRENITLVPKLLKVSQEERNTIAERMIDLVELPREMLDRYPHELSGGQQQRIGVVRALAADQDIILMDEPFGALDPITRDSLQDLVKDLQERLGKTIVFVTHDMDEALKLASRIAIMSEGKVIQFDTPSNILKNPATTFVEELIGEDRLLQAKPDTTPVSEVMLKTAVTITPEKSLQEAIKLMREKRVDTLLVTDNQNILKGYIDIESINLRRGNSSSVGDILKTDVFFVKETALLRNTLRRILTRGLKYVPVVDEKQRVVGILTRASLVDIVYDVLWGEEQSIIEAVEAFNPEEIKEV, from the coding sequence ATGATTGAGTTTCAACACGTTTCAAAAATTTATAAAGGTGGAAAAGTTGCTGTCGAGGATATCAATTTGTCATTTGATAAAGGTGAATTTATTTGTTTTATTGGAACCAGTGGGAGTGGAAAAACCACTTCTATGCGTATGATTAATCGAATGACGGAGCCAACAAAAGGGAAAATTCTGATTGATGGAGAAGACATTCAAAAGATGAACCCAGTCGAATTACGTCGTAAAATCGGTTACGTCATTCAAAATATTGGCCTAATGCCCCATATGACTATTCGCGAAAACATCACGCTAGTTCCTAAATTACTCAAAGTTTCTCAAGAAGAACGGAATACCATTGCCGAACGAATGATTGATTTAGTGGAACTCCCTCGCGAGATGCTTGATCGTTACCCCCATGAATTATCCGGTGGGCAACAACAACGAATTGGTGTCGTACGTGCATTAGCTGCCGACCAAGATATTATTTTAATGGATGAGCCGTTTGGAGCGCTTGACCCGATTACGCGCGATTCTTTGCAAGATTTAGTTAAAGATTTGCAAGAACGTTTAGGTAAAACCATTGTCTTTGTCACCCACGATATGGACGAGGCTCTAAAACTAGCCAGTCGCATTGCGATTATGAGTGAAGGTAAGGTTATTCAATTTGATACGCCTTCCAATATCTTGAAAAATCCAGCGACTACCTTTGTTGAAGAGTTAATTGGTGAAGACCGTCTTTTACAGGCCAAACCTGATACTACCCCAGTAAGTGAAGTAATGCTGAAAACAGCTGTCACTATTACTCCGGAAAAATCATTACAAGAAGCAATTAAATTAATGCGTGAAAAACGTGTTGATACTTTGTTAGTTACAGATAATCAAAACATTTTAAAAGGTTATATTGACATTGAGTCAATCAATCTTCGTCGTGGTAACTCAAGTAGTGTCGGCGATATTTTAAAAACTGATGTCTTTTTCGTTAAAGAAACTGCCTTGTTACGCAATACCTTACGACGTATTTTAACACGTGGGTTAAAATATGTACCTGTTGTGGATGAAAAACAACGCGTCGTTGGTATTTTAACGCGTGCCTCTTTAGTAGACATCGTATATGACGTTCTTTGGGGAGAAGAGCAATCTATTATAGAAGCAGTTGAGGCATTCAATCCTGAAGAAATAAAGGAGGTCTAG
- a CDS encoding DUF975 family protein, with amino-acid sequence MKSNAELKMEAKQMLQGRWKESILLCLVPTLLGILAIAIALILLIPLFIMLRDLPTYVDGSMGVSSDGGGSGSGGSFVSSLLGTYFTVAIGWTFLDVLRGRKVVIESFRDIFRGFRSPYALAIFVLYFLTTLFTTLWSLLFVIPGIIKAYSYSQAYMIYYDTVEATGERPGYLDTITASRRLMDGHKGQLFLLDLSFIGWHLLAIATLGIGYLWLTPYIEATKAAFYDNLPK; translated from the coding sequence ATGAAATCAAATGCTGAATTAAAAATGGAAGCAAAACAAATGCTACAAGGACGTTGGAAAGAAAGTATTTTGCTTTGTCTAGTCCCAACCTTATTAGGTATTTTAGCCATTGCTATTGCACTTATCTTGTTAATTCCATTATTTATTATGCTGAGAGACTTACCAACTTATGTGGATGGCTCAATGGGCGTTTCTAGTGATGGAGGTGGCAGCGGTTCTGGTGGTAGTTTTGTTAGCAGTTTACTAGGTACCTATTTCACTGTAGCAATCGGTTGGACGTTTTTAGATGTCCTCCGTGGACGCAAAGTCGTGATTGAATCTTTTAGAGATATTTTTCGTGGATTCCGTTCACCTTATGCACTAGCAATTTTTGTATTGTATTTCTTAACAACACTTTTCACAACTTTGTGGTCTCTATTATTTGTAATTCCAGGAATCATCAAAGCATATTCTTACTCACAAGCTTACATGATTTATTATGATACTGTCGAAGCAACGGGTGAGCGACCAGGTTATTTAGATACTATCACTGCCAGCCGTCGTTTAATGGATGGTCATAAAGGACAACTATTCCTATTAGACTTAAGCTTTATTGGTTGGCATCTTTTAGCCATTGCGACATTAGGTATTGGTTATTTATGGTTAACCCCTTATATCGAAGCAACAAAAGCAGCTTTTTATGATAATTTACCGAAATAA
- the queA gene encoding tRNA preQ1(34) S-adenosylmethionine ribosyltransferase-isomerase QueA encodes MLTTEDFDFELPEELIAQTPLTDRTSSRLLVLDSKTGKMEDKHFYDIIDELNEGDALVMNDTRVLPARLYGEKVETGAHLEILLLNNTEGDTWETLIKPAKRAKIGTEISFGDGRLKATVKEELTHGGRIIEFSYDGIFLEILESLGEMPLPPYIKERLEDPDRYQTVYAKENGSAAAPTAGLHFTEELLEKIQAKGIELVFLTLHVGLGTFRPVSVDKIDEHEMHSEFYRLTEDAADKLNHVKANGGRIVAVGTTSIRTLETIGTKFDGKIQADSGWTSIFITPGYEFKVVDAFSTNFHLPKSTLVMLVSAFAGREQTLAAYQHAVTERYRFFSFGDAMFVK; translated from the coding sequence ATGTTAACAACAGAAGATTTTGATTTTGAATTACCAGAAGAATTGATTGCACAAACGCCTTTAACAGATCGTACAAGTTCACGTTTGCTTGTCTTAGATTCAAAAACGGGAAAAATGGAAGATAAACATTTTTATGATATTATCGACGAATTAAACGAAGGTGATGCGTTAGTTATGAATGACACGCGTGTATTACCTGCACGTTTATACGGTGAAAAGGTAGAGACAGGTGCGCATTTAGAAATTTTATTGTTAAACAATACAGAAGGCGATACGTGGGAAACGTTGATTAAACCGGCTAAACGCGCCAAAATAGGTACAGAAATTTCATTTGGTGACGGTCGTTTAAAAGCGACTGTGAAAGAGGAATTAACGCATGGTGGTCGAATCATTGAATTTAGTTATGACGGTATCTTTTTGGAAATTTTAGAATCACTAGGTGAAATGCCATTACCACCATATATTAAAGAGCGTTTAGAAGATCCTGACCGTTACCAAACCGTTTATGCAAAAGAAAATGGTTCAGCAGCGGCACCAACTGCGGGTCTCCATTTTACAGAAGAATTACTAGAAAAAATTCAAGCCAAAGGAATCGAGTTAGTCTTTTTAACGCTACACGTAGGATTGGGAACCTTCCGTCCAGTTAGTGTAGACAAGATTGATGAACATGAAATGCACAGTGAATTTTATCGTTTGACCGAAGATGCTGCTGACAAGTTGAATCATGTTAAAGCCAATGGTGGTCGCATTGTTGCAGTTGGAACAACGTCGATTCGCACTTTAGAAACAATTGGGACTAAATTTGATGGAAAAATTCAAGCTGATAGTGGTTGGACAAGTATCTTTATTACACCTGGCTATGAATTTAAAGTAGTAGATGCTTTTTCAACGAATTTCCATTTACCAAAATCAACCTTAGTTATGCTTGTTAGTGCGTTTGCAGGCAGAGAACAAACTTTAGCTGCGTACCAACATGCAGTAACAGAACGCTACCGTTTCTTTAGCTTTGGCGATGCTATGTTCGTTAAATAG